In Bubalus kerabau isolate K-KA32 ecotype Philippines breed swamp buffalo chromosome 4, PCC_UOA_SB_1v2, whole genome shotgun sequence, one DNA window encodes the following:
- the LOC129651367 gene encoding ferritin heavy chain-like: protein MTTASPSQVRQNYHQDSEAAINRQINLELYASYVYLSMSYYFDRDDVALKNFAKYFLHQSHEEREHAERLMKLQNQRGGRIFLQDIKKPDRDDWENGLTAMECALCLERSVNQSLLELHKLATEKNDPHLCDFIETHYLNEQVEAIKELGDHITNLCKMGAPGSGMAEYLFDKHTLGHSES from the coding sequence ATGACGACCGCATCCCCCTCGCAGGTGCGCCAGAACTACCACCAGGACTCGGAGGCCGCCATCAACCGCCAGATCAACCTGGAGCTCTACGCCTCCTACGTCTACCTGTCCATGTCGTACTATTTTGACCGTGATGATGTGGCTTTGAAGAACTTTGCCAAATACTTTCTTCACCAATCTCATGAGGAGAGGGAACATGCTGAGAGACTGATGAAGCTGCAGAACCAGCGAGGCGGCCGAATCTTCCTTCAGGATATCAAGAAACCAGACCGTGATGACTGGGAGAATGGGCTGACTGCGATGGAATGTGCTCTGTGCTTGGAGAGAAGTGTGAATCAGTCACTACTGGAACTGCACAAACTGGCCACTGAAAAAAATGATCCCCATCTGTGTGATTTCATTGAGACTCATTACCTGAATGAGCAGGTGGAAGCCATCAAAGAATTGGGTGACCACATAACCAACCTGTGCAAGATGGGGGCCCCTGGATCTGGCATGGCAGAGTACCTCTTTGACAAGCACACCCTGGGACACAGTGAGAGCTAA